From Verrucomicrobia bacterium S94, the proteins below share one genomic window:
- a CDS encoding flagellar biosynthetic protein FliQ — MTAESALEICHFTLVTAAKLSAPYLLTTVIIGVLMNILQTVTQLKDQSLSFIPKVAVVGVVGLLALPWEITVLMGYFNYIIDLFGSV; from the coding sequence ATGACCGCTGAATCTGCGCTTGAAATCTGTCATTTTACGCTGGTTACAGCGGCGAAACTTTCTGCGCCGTATCTGTTGACTACGGTGATCATCGGTGTGCTGATGAATATTCTGCAGACGGTAACGCAGCTCAAAGATCAGTCGCTCTCTTTTATCCCTAAAGTAGCGGTTGTAGGGGTTGTGGGGCTGTTGGCACTGCCCTGGGAGATTACGGTGCTGATGGGGTATTTTAATTATATTATTGATCTGTTCGGATCAGTTTAG
- the fliP gene encoding flagellar biosynthesis protein FliP: MKHKRALFLLFLCFGACFSAWGQQSGSLTAPGLNIQIGTPGQDAEGFGQAIQIVLLLTVLSLAPSFVILTTSFTRILVVFGFLRRALGTQSAPPTQVLAGLSLFLTIFIMLPVWKQIDKEAIKPYQAKELSAEKAWVAGLKPLREFMAAQTGETEFALFVELGGTQVQDMEEAEMNLLVPAFILSELKTAFKLGFLIYLPFLLIDLVTATVLMSLGMMMLPPMMVSLPIKILFFVLADGWTVLIRGLLASFMG, encoded by the coding sequence ATGAAGCATAAACGCGCATTGTTTCTGCTCTTTCTTTGTTTCGGGGCATGTTTTTCCGCCTGGGGACAGCAGTCCGGTTCGCTGACTGCTCCGGGGTTGAATATTCAGATCGGCACGCCGGGACAAGATGCCGAAGGTTTCGGTCAGGCTATTCAGATTGTGCTGTTGCTGACGGTGCTCAGTCTGGCTCCGTCATTCGTGATTCTGACCACTTCATTTACCCGTATTCTGGTGGTGTTCGGTTTTCTGCGACGGGCGCTGGGCACCCAGTCTGCTCCGCCGACACAGGTCCTGGCCGGTCTGTCGCTTTTTCTGACCATTTTCATTATGCTTCCGGTATGGAAACAGATTGATAAAGAAGCCATTAAGCCGTATCAGGCCAAGGAACTCTCTGCTGAAAAAGCCTGGGTAGCCGGTCTGAAACCGCTGCGTGAATTTATGGCCGCGCAGACCGGTGAAACAGAATTCGCCTTGTTCGTTGAGCTGGGAGGAACGCAGGTTCAGGATATGGAAGAGGCCGAAATGAACCTGCTGGTTCCGGCATTCATTCTGAGCGAGCTGAAGACGGCTTTCAAACTCGGGTTTCTGATTTATCTTCCTTTTCTGCTGATTGATCTGGTTACAGCAACGGTACTGATGTCGCTGGGTATGATGATGCTTCCTCCGATGATGGTATCGCTTCCGATTAAGATTCTGTTTTTTGTATTGGCCGACGGGTGGACCGTTTTGATCCGCGGCCTTCTGGCGAGTTTCATGGGATAG
- the fliO gene encoding flagellar biosynthetic protein FliO: METNGMGMGDGSLEIIRMLVSLFIVLATMYGVYYWLKRRGTVPGAAQRRLRVIERLPIDTRRSILLLEIDGEEMLVGVGSDTISPISKLEKEVAKDEA; encoded by the coding sequence ATGGAAACAAATGGAATGGGAATGGGGGACGGAAGTCTGGAAATCATCCGTATGCTGGTTTCGCTGTTTATCGTTCTGGCAACGATGTACGGGGTCTATTACTGGCTCAAGCGACGTGGGACCGTACCCGGGGCCGCCCAGAGGCGCCTGCGGGTTATTGAACGTCTGCCGATCGATACCCGGCGAAGTATTCTGCTGCTGGAGATCGATGGTGAGGAGATGCTTGTCGGTGTAGGCAGTGATACCATCTCTCCGATCAGTAAGCTCGAGAAAGAGGTCGCGAAGGATGAAGCATAA
- the fliS gene encoding flagellar export chaperone FliS, giving the protein MKVDQKEGCSDMAELNQYQKIAVNTATAMELVLMVYDECIRSLEKAEEAFKLEGPERIEPIGKHLRHAQNAITELSVSLNMEQGGEIAENLSRLYDFMINHLSRANVKKELQPVRDVKDMMVDLREAWVQVAEQAPVLSPEPPSGSHGGGRISLAG; this is encoded by the coding sequence ATGAAGGTTGATCAGAAAGAAGGATGTAGTGATATGGCAGAATTGAACCAATATCAGAAAATCGCCGTGAATACCGCGACCGCGATGGAACTGGTACTGATGGTATACGATGAGTGTATCCGCAGTCTGGAAAAGGCGGAAGAAGCTTTTAAATTAGAGGGACCTGAGCGCATTGAGCCCATTGGAAAACATTTGAGGCATGCGCAGAATGCCATTACCGAACTGTCTGTTTCTCTGAATATGGAGCAGGGCGGCGAAATTGCTGAAAATCTAAGCCGGTTGTACGATTTTATGATTAATCACCTGAGCCGGGCCAATGTGAAGAAGGAACTTCAGCCGGTACGGGATGTGAAGGATATGATGGTGGATCTGCGTGAAGCCTGGGTTCAGGTGGCAGAGCAGGCCCCGGTTCTGTCTCCGGAACCTCCTTCAGGCAGTCATGGTGGCGGAAGAATCAGCCTGGCCGGTTAG